In Vanessa tameamea isolate UH-Manoa-2023 chromosome 25, ilVanTame1 primary haplotype, whole genome shotgun sequence, a single window of DNA contains:
- the Pds5 gene encoding sister chromatid cohesion protein PDS5 homolog B isoform X2 — MAEIVYPQGCRPITDDLGPDELVRRLKALAHTLQGLGQDEGMYQQYIPLALHLADEFFLTHPSRDVQLLIACCIADVLRVYAPEAPYKDQEQVKTIFLFLINQLQGLRDPKDPAFKRYFYLLENLAYVKSFNMCFELEDCQEIFCALFSLMFKIVNTEHSSKVKSFMLDVLCPLITESDVVSNELLNVILVNLVEPNKREHKHAYSLAKELIVKTSETLEPYIQAFFNHVLILGKEEKNLLIFSKVYELIYELNQCCPSVLLSVLPQLECKLKSAHFQERLSAVALLARMFSEPGSTLAQQYPALWRAFLGRFNDISVQIRIKCVQYCMHFLVHHPDLRKDITETLKMRQHDAHEQVRYEVVMAIIATAQRDFQAVAESEDLLHFVRERTLDKKFKIRKEAMSGLAMIYKKFLTEESVPPATEKAVQWIKDKILHGYYMTALEDRLLVERLLNTSLVPYTLPPPVRMKKLYYLMSNVDDNATKAFIELQKHQLAVRRTVAEWIELHRKPATPAVQKEMIAKVLHISSKFLPESVKAQEFLNKFSSHMNAAPELLQGMETILNPNVSCEVCVRTTSNVLKKLGQPVMTNLYYNTVKMLLERVSSVMVDHESLLILVGYVEGAVRGVDPSIAEECGIDVSRAAERGLKLLVMLSFVFPAHFLHEDVLHRLTSLLELDDEAVAPHVLAALTFLGKYRPLSEACPALFPKLITLCKAYAEVGTPKQAKNAVRCLFVNVPEQRSQIFTEILDTLKSTLSPHSEHYRTAIVTLGHIAHNLPDNFPVHIKNIVSRKIVKELLVREGGGGPNAPDNDWCPEEELPEETRCKLEGLKCMARWLLGLKKDELSAQKTFRMLNAFIVHKGDLLQQVSKAEMAHLRLAAGAAMLKICEQKGVGDQFTADQFYNLSHLMVDEVPQVREGFAAKLHKGLSKGIPNKCLPLDFMGMYALAGREPDRRIRGIIRQYMLADVVRRREYVRNITIGTKVERAVSQLPHILPDYMMVFAVPVLAHDPGFTAYDNVAQLKVIKQCLWFVLEPLITRNDFYCYGFYKSLVERMKNHKDALNETDDSFNYKLWATCDLAMSVIWARSTSFELRDFPSDARIPTMYFAPQPDFFINTRVFLPPELQFQPKRQPSAPEVAARARKRGRPGDSLDNANDVEPVVGRSGSIDAKPSEASDTQIILPGIEQPPETELEEPQAKRVIND, encoded by the exons ATGGCGGAAATAGTGTACCCGCAAGGCTGCCGCCCAATCACCGATGACCTTGGACCAGACGAGCTCGTTCGAAGACTCAAG gCCCTGGCTCACACCCTCCAGGGTCTGGGTCAGGATGAAGGCATGTACCAGCAGTACATACCGCTGGCTCTACACCTAGCAGACGAGTTTTTCCTAACACATCCATCACGAGATGTCCAGCTGCTCATCGCGTGCTGCATCGCAGATGTTCTTAGAGTTTACGCACCGGAAGCTCCTTACAAGGACCAGGAACAG gTGAAAACAATATTCCTGTTCCTCATCAACCAACTCCAAGGACTCCGGGATCCAAAGGACCCGGCTTTCAAGCGTTATTTCTACTTGCTAGAGAACTTGGCCTACGTGAAATCATTCAATATGTGCTTCGAGCTGGAAGACTGCCAGGAGATATTCTGCGCATTATTCTCTCTCATGTTTAAGATTGTCAA TACGGAACACTCGTCAAAAGTCAAGTCGTTCATGCTTGACGTTCTCTGTCCCCTCATCACCGAGTCGGACGTGGTCTCCAACGAGCTGCTAAACGTCATACTCGTTAACCTCGTGGAACCGAACAAGCGAGAACATAAACATGCGTATTCCCTCGCTAAGGAATTAATAGTGAAAACGAGCGAAACGTTGGAGCCTTATATACAGGCG ttcttTAATCACGTTTTAATCTTGGGAAAGGAAGAGAAGAATCTTCtaatattttctaaagtatATGAGTTAATATACGAACTAAATCAATGTTGCCCGTCAGTACTATTATCGGTACTGCCACAGTTAGAGTGTAAACTTAAATCGGCGCACTTTCAAGAGCGATTGAGCGCAGTCGCGTTACTCGCTCGAATGTTCTCCGAACCGGGGTCAACTCTCGCCCAGCAGTACCCCGCCCTGTGGCGAGCCTTTCTCGGCAGATTCAACGATATATCCGTTCAGATACGAATCAAGTGCGTCCAATATTGCATGCACTTCCTTGTCCACCATCCGGACCTGAGAAAAGATATAACGGAGACGCTCAAAATGAGACAGCACGATGCGCACGAGCAAGTTCGCTACGAAGTTGTTATGGCCATAATAGCAACCGCCCAAAGAGATTTCCAAGCGGTCGCCGAGTCGGAGGACCTCCTCCATTTCGTCCGCGAAAGGACGTTGGATAAGAAATTCAAAATACGCAAAGAAGCAATGTCAGGCTTAGCGATGATATATAAGAAGTTCTTAACGGAGGAAAGCGTCCCACCGGCCACCGAGAAAGCGGTACAGTGGATCAAAGACAAAATCCTTCACGGGTATTACATGACAGCCCTAGAGGACAGATTGCTGGTCGAGAGACTTTTAAATACATCCCTGGTTCCGTACACACTGCCCCCGCCGGTGAGGatgaaaaaattatactatttaatgtcaaatgtcGACGACAATGCAACGAAAGCATTCATAGAGTTACAAAAGCACCAGCTGGCCGTACGGCGTACGGTCGCCGAATGGATAGAGTTGCACAGGAAACCTGCAACACCGGCCGTTCAAAAGGAAATGATCGCTAAGGTCCTACACATAAGTTCGAAATTCCTACCGGAGTCTGTGAAGGCTCAAGAGTTCCTGAATAAATTTTCGAGTCACATGAACGCCGCTCCCGAACTATTGCAAGGAATGGAGACGATTTTAAATCCCAATGTCAGTTGTGAAGTCTGTGTCCGGACAACG TCGAACGTCTTAAAAAAATTGGGTCAGCCGGTTATGACGAATCTATACTACAACACAGTGAAGATGCTCCTGGAGCGAGTGAGCTCGGTGATGGTGGACCACGAGTCGCTGCTCATCCTGGTGGGATACGTGGAGGGTGCCGTGCGGGGCGTCGACCCCTCCATAGCAGAGGAGTGCG GCATCGACGTGTCGCGCGCGGCGGAGCGCGGCCTGAAGCTGCTGGTGATGCTGTCGTTCGTGTTCCCGGCGCACTTCCTGCACGAGGACGTGCTGCACCGCCTCACGTCGCTGCTGGAGCTGGACGACGAGGCCGTGGCGCCGCACGTGCTGGCCGCGCTCACCTTCCTCGGGAAGTACCGCCCGCTCA GTGAAGCCTGTCCTGCGTTGTTCCCGAAACTGATCACACTCTGTAAGGCATACGCTGAAGTGGGTACTCCGAAACAAGCCAAAAATGCTGTAAG ATGTCTGTTCGTGAACGTCCCGGAGCAGCGGTCGCAGATCTTCACGGAGATCCTCGACACGCTGAAGAGCACGCTCAGCCCGCACTCCGAGCACTACCGCACCGCCATCGTCACGCTCGGACACATCGCGCACAACTTGCCGGACAACTTCCCCGTGCACATCAAGAACATCGTCTCCAGAAAG ATAGTTAAAGAGCTACTAGTACGTGAGGGTGGGGGTGGTCCAAACGCGCCGGATAACGACTGGTGCCCGGAAGAGGAATTACCGGAGGAAACTCGTTGCAAGTTAGAAGGACTCAAGTGTATGGCCCGCTGGCTGCTGGGCTTGAAGAAGGACGAATTATCTGCACAGAAGACGTTTAGGATGCTCAATGCTTTCATTGTCCATAAAGGAGATCTACTACag CAGGTGTCGAAGGCGGAGATGGCGCACCTGCGGCTGGCCGCCGGCGCCGCCATGCTGAAGATCTGCGAGCAGAAGGGCGTCGGCGACCAGTTCACCGCCGACCAGTTCTACAACCTGTCGCATCTCATGGTG GATGAAGTACCGCAAGTCAGAGAAGGTTTTGCGGCTAAATTACATAAAGGATTATCAAAG GGTATACCAAACAAATGCCTGCCTCTGGACTTTATGGGTATGTACGCTCTGGCCGGCCGCGAACCGGACAGGCGCATACGGGGTATCATACGCCAGTACATGCTAGCTGACGTCGTACGACGCAGGGAGTACGTGCGGAATATCACTATTGGTACTAAAG TTGAACGAGCAGTGAGCCAATTGCCACACATCCTACCGGATTACATGATGGTATTCGCAGTGCCAGTACTGGCTCATGATCCAGGATTTACCGCCTACGATAACGTAGCACAGCTTAAG GTGATAAAACAGTGTCTCTGGTTCGTGCTGGAGCCTCTAATAACTCGTAACGATTTCTACTGCTACGGCTTCTACAAGAGTCTCGTGGAGCGAATGAAAAACCACAAGGACGCATTAAATGAGACAGACGattcttttaattat AAGCTGTGGGCGACGTGCGACCTGGCGATGTCGGTGATCTGGGCGCGCTCCACGAGCTTCGAGCTGCGCGACTTCCCGTCCGACGCGCGCATCCCCACCATGTACTTCGCGCCGCAGCCCGACTTCTTCATCAACACGCGCGTCTTCCTGCCGCCCGAGCTGCAG TTCCAGCCGAAGCGGCAGCCGAGCGCGCCCGAggtggcggcgcgcgcgcgcaaGCGCGGCCGGCCCGGCGACTCGCTCGACAACGCCAACGACGTGGAG cCTGTCGTTGGCCGATCTGGAAGTATCGATGCTAAG CCATCAGAAGCGTCGGATACGCAGATAATATTGCCTGGAATCGAACAACCACCAGAAACGGAGCTGGAAGAGCCTCAAGCGAAACGCGTCATTAATGactga